The Juglans microcarpa x Juglans regia isolate MS1-56 chromosome 2S, Jm3101_v1.0, whole genome shotgun sequence genome has a window encoding:
- the LOC121252426 gene encoding 30S ribosomal protein S21, chloroplastic-like isoform X2: MATSSSSLYNFLSFLFPSKPPPPPPPQLPTFQAQKPKNGPVPLVSQEAPLNSSSSSLASVICPTLAYANTLYFKSAYNVQVIVDENEHEERLLNRFRREVMRAGVIQECKRRRFFENKQDEKKRRTREAAKRNKRRSLPFLVSLFCSPKNPATM; encoded by the exons ATGGCTACCTCATCCTCTTCTCTCTACAACTTCCTCTCCTTCCTCTTTCCCTCTAAACCCCCGCCTCCGCCGCCGCCCCAGCTCCCTACTTTTCAGGCCCAGAAACCCAAGAATGGTCCCGTACCACTGGTGTCTCAAGAGGCCCCtctaaattcttcttcttcttcgttggCGTCTGTGATATGCCCCACTCTGGCATATGCCAACACCCTCTACTTCAAATCCGCCTACAACGTGCAAGTGATAGTGGATGAAAATGAGCACGAGGAGAGGCTGCTGAATCGGTTCCGGAGAGAGGTCATGAGAGCCGGTGTTATTCAAGAGTGTAAGCGCAGGAGGTTCTTCGAAAATAAGCAGGACGAGAAGAAGCGGAGGACGCGGGAGGCCGCTAAGCGCAACAAAAGGAGGTCTCTGCCTTTTTTAGTCTCTCT GTTCTGTTCCCCTAAAAACCCGGCCACCATGTAG
- the LOC121252067 gene encoding SWI/SNF complex component SNF12 homolog has product MSVNSNNPPKSLGASSSPFGNASMPTNPQFSQSQAQIAAGFQSQFQLSQAQAIAQAQSKAAAHAQAQAAHAQAQAQAAHAQFQAQLQAQGLSLNQTHPAGIGSLGTSSPSMSTPGNLGAKRMPPKTPIRPLGVSPTNAVSPLKVMELQSAARRKRQKLPEKQLQDKVAAILPESALYTQLLEFEARVDAALSRKKVDIQEALKSPPCVQKTLRIYVFNTSANQIRTIPKKPNAEPPTWTLKIVGRILEDGVDPDQPGVVQKSNPFYPKFSAFFKRVTISLDQRLYPDNHVIMWENARSPAPHEGFEVKRKGDKEFTVNIRLEMNYVPEKFKLSPALMEVLGIEVDTRPRIIAAIWHYVKARKLQNPGDPSFFNCDPPLQRVFGEERMKFTMVSQKISQHLFPPQPIHLEHKIKLSGNSPAGTACYDVLVDVPFPIQRDLSALLANTEKNKEIDTCDEAICTAIRKIHEHRRRRAFFLGFSQSPVEFIDALIESQSVDLKVAAGEANRSAEKERRSDFFTQPWVEDAVIRYLNRKPVAGSDAPGSM; this is encoded by the exons ATGTCTGTTAATAGTAATAACCCGCCCAAGAGCCTCGGGGCCTCTTCTTCGCCCTTTGGCAATGCCAGTATGCCCACAAACCCTCAGTTTTCACAATCTCAAGCCCAGATTGCGGCTGGCTTTCAGAGTCAGTTTCAGCTGTCCCAAGCACAGGCTATAGCACAGGCACAGTCCAAAGCTGCGGCTCATGCCCAAGCTCAAGCAGCTCACGCCCAAGCACAAGCACAAGCGGCTCACGCGCAATTCCAGGCTCAGTTACAAGCTCAAGGGCTTTCCCTCAACCAGACCCATCCAGCAGGCATTGGTAGTTTGGGTACATCATCACCCTCCATGTCAACACCCGGTAATTTAGGCGCAAAGCGGATGCCACCCAAGACGCCGATCCGCCCTCTTGGTGTTTCCCCTACCAACGCGGTGTCCCCCTTGAAAGTAATGGAATTGCAATCTGCTGCTCGGAGAAAGAGGCAGAAACTTCCCGAGAAGCAGCTTCAAGACAAAGTGGCAGCGATTCTGCCTGAGTCTGCTCTGTACACCCAGCTTCTTGAGTTTGAGGCTCGTGTCGATGCTGCTCTTTCAAGAAAGAAAGTTGACATCCAAGAGGCCCTTAAAAGTCCTCCATGTGTGCAAAAAACCCTTCGTATTTATGTTTTCAATACCTCTGCAAATCAGATTCGCACCATTCCAAAGAAGCCAAATGCCGAGCCCCCTACCTGGACGCTTAAGATAGTTGGAAGGATCTTGGAAGATGGGGTGGATCCTGATCAGCCCGGAGTGGTCCAAAAGTCAAACCCCTTTTACCCAAAGTTCTCAGCTTTCTTCAAGAGAGTGACCATTTCCTTGGACCAGAGACTATATCCTGACAACCATGTCATTATGTGGGAGAATGCTCGATCACCTGCACCTCACGAGGGGTTTGAGGTGAAGAGGAAAGGGGATAAAGAATTTACTGTGAATATACGGTTAGAAATGAACTACGTGCCCGAGAAGTTCAAGCTTTCACCAGCTTTGATGGAAGTTCTTGGTATTGAAGTTGATACGCGCCCGAGAATAATAGCTGCAATCTGGCATTATGTAAAGGCTAGGAAATTGCAGAACCCCGGTGATCCCTCTTTCTTTAATTGCGATCCACCTCTTCAAAGAGTTTTTGgggaagaaagaatgaaattcACGATGGTTTCTCAGAAGATATCACAGCATCTATTCCCTCCACAGCCTATACATTTGGAGCATAAGATCAAGCTTTCAGGGAATAGTCCTGCTGGAACTGCATGTTATGATGTATTGGTCGATGTGCCTTTTCCAATTCAGAGGGATTTATCTGCTCTATTGGCCAACACAGAGAAGAACAAAGAAATTGACACTTGTGATGAAGCAATATGTACTGCTATAAGAAAAATTCATGAGCACCGTCGGAGGCGGGCATTCTTCCTTGGTTTCAGTCAATCACCGGTGGAATTCATCGATGCTTTAATTGAATCTCAAAGCGTGGATTTGAAGGTTGCAGCTGGCGAAGCAAATCGTAGTGCTGAAAAAGAGCGCCGGTCAGATTTCTTTACCCAACCATG GGTTGAAGATGCTGTTATCCGCTATTTGAATCGCAAGCCGGTTGCAGGGAGTGATGCTCCTGGAAGCATGTGA
- the LOC121251598 gene encoding cytochrome P450 94B3-like, with protein MGVVIFIMSIYTLKPLTFMFLPIILYLFHVILRELWRVRKLSGHGPPTYPIIGCLISFYKNRNHLLDWYTELLTESATNTIVVHRFGAPRTIVTANPENVEYMLKTNFNNFPKGKRFTEILGDFLGCGIFNVDGALWRSQRKLASHEFSAKSLREFAMNTLEEEVEKQLLPLLESLAAAKEVVDLQELLRRLAFNMVCEVSLGIDRFCLDPSQPISPLAKAFDMASEVCARRGAAPLFIVWKIKRWLGLGSEQKLKDAVEEVHAYVNDIIQHRKQKMNQGDQVCSEDDLLSRFISAGHEDEIIRDMMISFIMAGRDTTSAAMTWFFWLLSCHPDTEQEVLKEIESVGGDPEMLDYESLKELRLLKACLCESMRLYPPVAWDSKHAMVNDLLPDGTPVNAGDRLTYFPYGMGRMEALWGKDRLEFKPDRWFLELDKERSGALKEVCPYKFPIFQAGPRVCLGKEMAFTQMKYVVASILRRFEFRPVGSESPLFVPLLTAHMAGGFKVLVHRRR; from the coding sequence ATGGGAGTAGTGATCTTCATCATGTCTATCTACACATTGAAGCCTTTAACGTTTATGTTTTTGCCAATTATTCTCTATCTGTTTCACGTAATTTTACGTGAACTATGGCGAGTTCGAAAACTTTCCGGCCATGGCCCGCCAACCTATCCCATCATTGGATGCTTGATTTCCTTCTACAAGAACCGCAACCATCTTTTGGATTGGTACACTGAGCTACTCACGGAATCAGCAACCAACACGATCGTGGTGCACCGATTTGGTGCACCACGCACCATAGTCACTGCAAATCCAGAGAACGTGGAGTACATGCTCAAGACAAACTTCAACAACTTCCCCAAAGGTAAGCGCTTCACTGAAATTCTTGGCGATTTTCTTGGGTGCGGTATATTCAATGTGGATGGGGCGCTTTGGCGCAGCCAGCGCAAGTTGGCTAGCCACGAGTTCAGCGCCAAGTCCCTGCGAGAGTTTGCCATGAATACCCTGGAGGAAGAGGTGGAGAAGCAGTTGTTGCCGCTGCTGGAGTCGTTGGCCGCCGCGAAAGAAGTGGTCGACTTGCAGGAGTTGCTGAGACGACTCGCATTCAACATGGTTTGTGAGGTTTCCTTGGGGATTGATCGGTTTTGCTTAGATCCTTCCCAACCCATTTCGCCACTAGCAAAGGCTTTCGACATGGCCTCGGAGGTATGTGCAAGGCGTGGAGCCGCACCTCTTTTCATTGTTTGGAAAATCAAAAGATGGCTCGGACTAGGATCTGAGCAAAAGCTAAAGGATGCCGTTGAAGAAGTTCATGCCTATGTGAATGATATAATTCAACACAGGAAGCAAAAGATGAATCAAGGTGATCAGGTTTGCAGTGAAGATGATCTCCTATCACGGTTCATATCAGCCGGACATGAAGACGAGATTATAAGAGACATGATGATAAGCTTCATCATGGCAGGAAGGGACACAACTTCAGCAGCAATGACATGGTTCTTCTGGTTGCTTTCCTGCCATCCTGATACAGAGCAAGAGGTGCTGAAGGAGATAGAATCCGTCGGAGGGGATCCAGAAATGCTGGATTATGAATCGTTGAAGGAGTTGAGATTGTTGAAGGCATGCCTCTGTGAATCCATGAGGCTATACCCACCTGTGGCTTGGGACTCCAAGCATGCCATGGTCAACGACTTGTTGCCAGATGGAACTCCAGTCAATGCCGGAGACAGGCTGACTTACTTTCCTTATGGGATGGGGAGAATGGAAGCACTGTGGGGGAAGGACAGGCTTGAGTTCAAACCGGATCGGTGGTTTCTCGAACTGGACAAGGAGAGATCAGGAGCTCTGAAGGAGGTGTGCCCCTACAAGTTCCCAATTTTTCAGGCGGGTCCAAGGGTGTGTCTCGGGAAGGAGATGGCCTTCACTCAAATGAAGTACGTCGTGGCTTCCATTCTTAGGCGGTTCGAGTTTAGACCGGTAGGTTCAGAAAGTCCGCTCTTTGTGCCACTCCTGACGGCTCACATGGCTGGCGGGTTCAAGGTTTTGGTTCACAGGAGGAGATAG
- the LOC121251628 gene encoding transcription and mRNA export factor ENY2-like, translating to MRASVNRPPTPDVGDTQEKQPTLEEIINIKFIESGEKERLMELLRERLIECGWKDEMKALCRAFVKKKGRNNVTVDDLVHLITPKGRASIPDSIKAELLQRIRTFLVSAAL from the exons AT gagGGCATCGGTGAATCGTCCGCCAACACCAGATGTAGGAGATACTCAAGAAAAGCAGCCGACGCTTGAAGAAATTATCAACATTAAG TTCATCGAGAGCGGAGAGAAAGAGCGATTAATGGAGCTTCTGAGGGAAAGGCTTATAGAGTGTGGCTGGAAGGATGAAATGAAAGCTCTTTGCAG GGCATttgtaaagaagaaaggaagaaacaaTGTTACAGTGGATGACCTCGTACATTTAATTACTCCGAAGGGCAGAG CTTCCATTCCTGATTCCATAAAGGCTGAACTCTTGCAAAGAATTCGTACGTTCCTCGTGTCAGCAGCTCTTTGA
- the LOC121251626 gene encoding B2 protein-like — protein sequence MESIQNFWQLSSELRGQSKASEDHRWSMVASKLAEQTRSKGERMNNLDLCKGPADIRTREKVGFQEENKFESLNLNMLNLDSKLIENVSKSSFRNGIYDMNAVYQKNNANLVGNMIATKYNGNIHGNKGSNDTGCNNINENANTNNAVDKRFKTLPATETLPRNEVLGGYIFVCNNDTMQEDLKQQLFGLPPRYRDSVRAITPGLPLFLYNYTTHQLHGIFEATTFGGSNIDPTAWEDKKCKGESRFPAQVRIRVRKLCKALEEDAFRPVLHHYDGPKFRLELSVPETLALLDLCEQEGSAA from the exons ATGGAGAGCATACAGAACTTTTGGCAGTTGTCCTCTGAGCTTCGAGGACAATCAAAAGCATCGGAGGATCACAGATGGTCAATGGTTGCTTCTAAATTGGCCGAGCAGACCAGGTCAAAGGGTGAGCGCATGAATAACCTTGATCTCTGCAAGGGCCCAGCTGATATAAGAACAAGGGAGAAAGTTGGGTTCCAGgaagaaaacaaatttgaaaGCCTAAACCTCAATATGCTGAATTTGGActctaaattaattgaaaatgtgAGCAAAAGTTCCTTCAGGAATGGTATTTATGATATGAATGCAGTGTACCAGAAAAACAATGCAAACCTTGTGGGAAACATGATTGCCACAAAGTATAATGGCAACATTCACGGGAATAAAGGTTCCAACGACACTGGCTGCAACAACATCAATGAAAATGCCAACACCAACAATGCAGTTGACAAAAGGTTCAAGACCTTGCCAGCAACAGAGACACTCCCACGCAATGAGGTGCTGGGAGGATACATCTTTGTGTGTAATAACGATACAATGCAGGAAGATTTGAAGCAACAGTTATTTG GTTTACCTCCAAGATATCGGGATTCGGTACGGGCAATCACCCCAGGCTTACCACTGTttctatataattatactaCCCACCAGTTGCATGGAATCTTTGAG GCAACAACTTTTGGGGGATCTAACATTGATCCAACTGCTTGGGAAGATAAGAAATGTAAAGGCGAGTCAAGGTTTCCTGCTCAG GTAAGAATCCGTGTTAGGAAACTCTGCAAGGCTTTGGAAGAAGATGCCTTCAGGCCGGTCTTGCACCACTATGATGGTCCCAAATTCCGTCTTGAGCTCTCAGTTCCAGAG ACCCTGGCTCTGTTAGACCTCTGTGAGCAAGAAGGCTCTGCAGCATAG
- the LOC121251627 gene encoding mitochondrial import receptor subunit TOM20 has translation MDMQHGDLDRILFFEHARKTAEATYAKNPLDADNLTRWGGALFELSQFQSVAESKKMIQDAISKLEEALLVNPKKHDTLWCLANAHTSHAFLTPEQDEAKDYFDKAAFYFQQAVDEDPGNDLYRKSLEVAAKAPELHMEIHRHGLAQQAMGAAGPSTSSGSKTSSKKKNSDLKYDIFGWIILAVGIVAWVGFAKSQLPPPPPPR, from the exons ATGGATATGCAACATGGAGATTTAGATCGGATCCTCTTTTTCGAGCACGCCCGCAAGACCGCCGAGGCTACCTACGCTAAGAATCCTCTCGATGCCGAT AACTTGACGAGGTGGGGAGGAGCACTGTTTGAGTTGTCTCAATTTCAGAGCGTCGCTGAGTCAAAAAAGATGATTCAAG ATGCAATTTCGAAGCTGGAGGAGGCATTGTTGGTTAATCCTAAGAAGCATGATACTCTTTGGTGCCTGGCAAATGCTCATACTTCTCATGCATTTTTGACTCCAGAGCAGGATGAGGCGAAGGATTATTTTGATAAGGCAGCTTTCTACTTTCAGCAAGCCGTCGATGAg GATCCGGGGAATGACCTTTATCGCAAGTCCTTGGAAGTGGCTGCCAAG GCGCCTGAATTGCACATGGAAATCCATAGGCATGGTTTGGCTCAACAAGCAATGGGGGCAGCAGGACCTTCTACTTCATCAGGCTCAAAG ACCtcctcaaagaaaaagaatagtgATCTCAAGTATGACATATTTGGATGGATAATTCTAGCCGTTGGAATTGTTGCATGGGTAGGTTTCGCAAAATCCCAGCTTCCTCCGCCTCCTCCTCCACGATAA
- the LOC121253303 gene encoding ribonucleoside-diphosphate reductase small chain-like produces the protein MPAFPEEPLLAPNPDRFCMFPIQYPEIWEMYKKAEASFWTAEEVDLSQDLSHWESLSPDEKHFISHILAFFAASDGIVLENLAGRFMKEVQVAEARAFYGFQIAIENIHSEMYSLLLETYIKDSAQKHRLFHAIETVPCVAKKAEWALRWIDGAESFAERIVAFACVEGIFFSGSFCAIFWLKKRGLMPGLTFSNELISRDEGLHCDFACLLYSLLKKKLSEQSIKGIVRDAVDIEREFVCDALPCALVGMNRELMSQYIEFVADRLLGALGYGKIYNVQNPFDWMELISLQGKTNFFEKRVGEYQKASVMFSLNGNGGGNHVFKLDEDF, from the coding sequence ATGCCTGCCTTTCCCGAAGAGCCGTTGCTTGCTCCTAATCCGGACCGTTTCTGTATGTTCCCGATCCAGTACCCGGAAATCTGGGAAATGTACAAGAAAGCTGAGGCCTCATTCTGGACCGCCGAGGAGGTTGACCTCTCCCAGGACCTTTCTCATTGGGAATCCCTTTCTCCCGACGAGAAACACTTCATTTCCCACATCCTTGCCTTCTTTGCCGCCTCTGACGGCATCGTTTTGGAGAATCTCGCTGGCAGGTTCATGAAGGAGGTCCAGGTCGCCGAGGCCCGCGCCTTCTACGGCTTCCAGATCGCCATCGAGAATATTCACTCCGAGATGTACAGCCTTTTGCTCGAGACCTACATCAAGGACTCCGCCCAGAAGCACCGCCTCTTCCACGCCATCGAGACCGTCCCTTGCGTCGCTAAGAAGGCAGAGTGGGCCCTGCGCTGGATCGACGGGGCCGAGTCCTTCGCTGAGCGCATCGTCGCTTTCGCGTGTGTAGAAGGTATCTTCTTCTCCGGAAGCTTCTGCGCCATCTTCTGGTTGAAGAAGCGCGGCTTGATGCCCGGCCTGACCTTCTCCAACGAGTTGATCTCGCGAGACGAGGGGCTCCACTGCGACTTCGCGTGCCTGCTTTactctctcttgaaaaaaaaactgagtGAACAGAGCATTAAGGGAATCGTCCGCGACGCGGTGGACATCGAGAGAGAGTTCGTGTGCGACGCGCTGCCATGTGCGTTGGTGGGAATGAACCGCGAGCTGATGAGCCAGTACATCGAGTTCGTGGCCGACAGGTTATTGGGCGCGCTAGGGTACGGGAAGATCTACAACGTCCAGAACCCCTTCGATTGGATGGAGCTTATCTCGTTGCAAGGGAAGACCAATTTCTTTGAGAAGAGAGTCGGGGAGTACCAGAAGGCATCCGTGATGTTCAGTCTTAACGGGAACGGCGGTGGAAACCATGTGTTCAAGTTGGATGAGGATTTCTGA